In the Nicotiana tabacum cultivar K326 chromosome 16, ASM71507v2, whole genome shotgun sequence genome, one interval contains:
- the LOC107765154 gene encoding uncharacterized protein LOC107765154: MANFIADTKNKIQDLFVYLVSCGKSSKDQGPAKDVAENYQDNGGLIIIDEAGNAPITPITGEQGNNAEEEQQDFAIFPPGDPRNNIIYDEPENNNNDEPAAGNEQYNVPPVYPEGKANVPRAPARRAPPGGGTG; this comes from the exons atggctaaTTTCATTGCAGATACGAAGAACAAGATTCAAGATCTGTTCGTATACCTCGTTTCATGTGGAAAATCATCTAAAG ACCAAGGGCCAGCAAAAGATGTAGCAGAAAACTACCAGGATAATGGTGGACTGATAATAATAGATGAAGCAGGAAATGCACCAATAACACCAATTACAGGTGAACAAGGAAATAATGCAGAGGAAGAGCAGCAAGATTTTGCAATATTCCCACCTGGAGATCCAAGAAACAATATAATATATGATGAaccagaaaataataataatgatgaaCCAGCTGCAGGAAATGAACAATATAATGTGCCGCCTGTATACCCTGAAGGTAAAGCAAATGTTCCTAGAGCTCCGGCCAGACGAGCGCCTCCTGGCGGTGGAACTGGTTGA